GGTCGCGGACGcgattgtataataaaacgcCTTGCCatcgcgcgcgtgcacgcgagtcgagaaaaagagaaatcgaaCCTCGGGctatttctaaaaaagatTGTCACTGTTGACGATATTCTTAAATGTTTGAAAAGCGTCGGTCCAAATTGCGTGCATATTTAATGGCTTGTTGCGCcacgagataaaaaaatcactcgTATACCAGCATGCCGCTAGAAAGTCaagcaagagagaaagagagaagaaaagagagacaaAAATCCTTTTGAGGACACCAAACagagaaatatagaaatatacaaGGTGTTTTCTAAGTAAGTACATAAAATTGAAGGGATTATTCCTGCCTTATTTTAGGAAGAAAAAGGCACTTCTATTAACATAATGCCCTgctttattttcgaaatacaCGGTGTCAAAGATGCACGCCCCTAGTGgatctaaaaatgttttattggtACTGGAAAATGGTTCTTAATAGTTTAatactacatatatacacataaatttgaataaaataccTTTAAACGTTTTCcgataattttcgaaaattttatttgttttcataaCTTTGACACcctgtattttgaaaacgaagCAGTTTAGggcatatgtttatatatataggccgatattcatagtcggatcttatttcaagaccgtcttaagtaatgtcttaagatgctaatacggctctgtgattggttcataaaATCTTAAgatacttaagacggtcttaaatataagatctgactatgaataccggccataggACCTTTTCTTCCTAAAATAAGCTACGAAATatccttttcaattttttgtacttaggaaacaccctgtatacacaATCATTTCTCGAATTGGACTCGCAGTCGTACAGAAATAAATCCCAGGCGCCATTTTCGGATGAAAATCTCGAGTTAATGGACAAAGTCATGCGCGGATAAAATATAGCGGAAAGTAAACCAACTGTAATGACATATAAATAAGCCGGGTACAGTGAGTAAAAAAACCACGTCAATTTCAATAAAGTAAGCCGCTCGTCGTAAGTCGTAAATAAGTCATAATGATGCGAAGGGAGAGCGAAACTGGAGCAACTGTGCGGCACGTCGTAAATAACTTAAAGACCGATCAAAAATAAGACAGATCGGAcgataaaaaaaggaaggcCAAGCGTCGGGGCATCTCATTGACACTTGTTTAGAATTTCGTTTGATTTAAGAGACTTTAAGagcagaagaaaaagagagagagagagacagagagagagagagagagagagagagagagagagagagagagagagagagagagagagagagagagagagagagagagagagcgagaaaatGAGAACACGACAGGTCCAATAAAGAATCCGTGAGAGCGACGGAGACGAACGACGGGGATCACGTGGCGTTAGAGAGAGACAGCGATAGGGCGCCGCCGAGAAGTGCGAGCGAGATAAAGCGTTGTAATcggagaaagagacagagcgATGATTCACACATCGAAGAAGCGAGACGATTGCATCAAACACGcatctcacacacacacacgaacGCTTTCCTCTCACTCTTTCTTTATTCCCTCAAAACCTGTCGAATTCACGAATTACAAGCGGTATTATCGTGTCCGGCGTCCGTCAATGACACGACAGCCGCGAGCGAGAATTCGCGTCACCCTGGATCCATACGGCTGTTCCGAAAATAAAGACGCGCGACTTTCacgcactctctctctctctctctctctctctctctcgctctatcTCTACATCTGAttctttcgcgcgcgcgcgcgcaagcgACTCACCTCCTTTTCTCCTTGtgcttcttctcctttttatGGGTGTCCATGATGAGGCCAACGGAAGATAAAGGGACGTAACGACGCGTTTTCTCTCACTAGCACTTAGACGCACGAAAACCGGGATACTCTCGGTCACTGCCAAGGAACGTATCCGgggtatgcgcgcgcgcgcgcgctcgtgaACAAGCTCCGCTCTTTTCTAAGTCGACTTGACGGAAACTTCGCTCGGCCGAACTTTGCTCCACCGTCTATCCCGTCTATCTGTCTTTGTCACTCCGTTGTAGTCTGTCTCAGCGTCGGTATTCGTGATCGATGCGCACACGCGACGCGTGTCACTGCTCGACGTCGCGCTGCGCCGAGGCCGAAGGACGATGAGCAGCGTCGTCGCGTTCCGACGGGTACACAGGCTGCGCGCGTAACGACAGACACATGGCGTGCGTCAACGGCGAACGCAACGTTGTTGCTATCGCAGATGGCTGTAAGTACGCGAACGGTGGCACTGTTATTATCGCGTTGTGCCCATGATCCACACAACATTGGTACCACGACCCATACCATACGCGAGCGGAATGACGACTAGAGGGGGGCGGAGGAGCGCGCCAGAGCGCGCCGACGTCACGAAGCCAGGCTCCGCCATCTGGCTGGATCCGGAAGAAGTAGCGAGCGACCTAGAGAGCGCGCGGCACATTTGAACGGAAGGAGTCAAATGGTACAACGATATGACTGTCTATAGTCTATACTTTCTcgcatttttctatatttgttaGATTAAACTGGAAATTGTATATGCGTACTCATGTCTTgcaaagaagagagaagatgtaacataaatatgaagaaataaagaatttttctctTCCCAGacaaaattgatgataaaCTTCCTCTAACTTATATTAGTTTGCGAATAGAACGTAGAATgtgataagaaattaaattgttaattccACATAATACTGAAGTTTTCCTTCGCAAGATATCCCTAGATTATTTTCATCCGCAATTCTACCTGCTCCAAGTTGTTCGCAAAGCAATTTGATTAATCTGACTTTATAattgtgtttttttaaatttattttgaactATACAGTGCAACAGgtaaagttaatttacttaaagtaattaattaagatagaAAGACAAGAGGAAGACGACTATCGCTAATCTGCTGCACCTTGACTAGCAACCATCGCCTTTCTCTTGTCCTCGCTGCCCGCCGACGGCtgcttcttctcctcctcctcgtcttCCTCGATTTCCTCTTCGCCTTCCAGATCGTCTGTCGGCATGCCCTTGCTCTCGTATAGTGCCGGATATTGCGACATGCAGCTCTGCATCGTCTCGAATGCTTTGCGACAATCCGAGCCCTTCGGATCTGCGGTCGAGTAGTGAAAGCAGGAGAAAGCCTCGCGAAATTCTAAACCACATGGCCCGGTTGCCATGCCACCCAGACACGGGCAATTCCAATTGATCTCGCCATTAGGCAACAACAGTCCGGGACTAGGCTCTGGTTCAGGAAGACTAATCTTACTGGGCACCGCATGATCCTCCTTAGATGCGAAGATAATGGTGTCTTTGCCCTCTTTACGTATCAATGGCATGGCGAAGATTCGGGAGGGACTTCTCCGTGCTGGTACGTCCTACTATCGGCAGTGAACGATAATAAATTCGACGACGCCCGGTGAACCGTGTACACGCACGTCTTCCCCTCGTATGCCGTACTCAAAGTCAGGCTTGCTCGAAGTCGGACGTAGCTATTGTACGGACAACGAAGGATAAATCTGCGCTTTGCTGGATAGATCTTTAGAACGTCTATGGGACTCTTAGCTCCCTCCTCTCCGAACAGCGACCGAACGGCTTCCAAAACGTTCTTCTTGAGATATACGGGAGATACCGTGAGATCAAGATCGGATGAAATTTCTCtacaaatagaaataaacaaaacgtACAGTTATTATGTATACAGTTAGAAGTTTTTTGAATGTGCAAATATCTCGAGTTTTTAAAGTAGAACGATCGTCGTGCTCGCTCGGCAATAGAATTAAAGACCGAGGGAGTCACACATATAGGTTATGTCCCGCGGACTAGCCGTGGTTACGTCTATATTCATGTCGAAATAGTGAATGTACTAACAGAGAAACGTCTAAGTAATACATCTTACGATGAAGCGCCGGCTCGCCGCTCATATCGACCTCGAACACCAAACGGTAGACATCATAGAAGCCTGGACGGTACTTACACGCGATTGCACGTGATGCACTTGCACGGCCATGTACGGCGTCTCATCTATGGCCTCACGTGCCGGACGTGCCCTCGCCCCTCACACTCTCACTTCTCACAGTGCCATAGTGGTAGAGTAGAGAGTAGTGCCGGGCGAACGAAAGTGCAGTACTGCCAAACGTCAGCCAATAACGCATTTCCCCGAGAAAGAAAATCTGtccttttaaattttcttccgAAACTTCTCACagattttctctcttcttctttcttcgaaTTAGGTACTTACGGAAATTATTTCGTTTCGGGTGCACAAAACGCGAAGCGCGGTGcattaaactaaaatttaaatctgcTCTTTAATACCGCGTTTGCGGCTCGAATTAGACATTAGACTCTAGACTATTACTTCGACAATTATTCTAAACGcgatgtgtatatatatatatatatatatatatatatatatatatatatatatatatatgtcgcgTTTGGAGTAATCGTATTATATTAGAGTGACAAGTGCCCGcgttagaaaaattttaaaaacatattgtaACGTGAGAAAGGATTCAAACATTTTCGATTTCATAATTTAAGTCGCGTGCAAATTTAGATTTTCGGGCATAAATACATtcgaaaagaatttatttcgagTGTTTTAAAGCAtacaaaatgaataaatgcgGCCACGAGATCCTATAAACCGCAAAAATTGGACGTTTATTCACACCCGTCTCTTTCGGAGTGTGTAAACCCGGCATTAGCCTGCTCCACGATCGACCACGCGTGAGTGCCGGCGGACGCCCGTTGGGAGGGGAGCCCGTCGAGAGTCCCCCAGGAACTCGATTCTCAGTCGCAGCTCGGCTGTCAGTGCGCGACGATCGAGCCGCGTTCACCTGCCTGTGCTGCGCTCCGtgcgcacacacgcacatacacacccacacacacacacacacacacacatatatatatatatatatataataatatatatacataacacgcacgcacgcacgcaggcCGCACGCACGCCGCGGTGTGTAGGACGTACCCGTACGTCTATTCGATCGTACACGCAAACGCGGGGGTGGAAAACCGTCACCGTGATTTTTGTATGTACGGTAAGGGTGCACGTGAagaagatagagagagagggagggagagagacgaGAAAGAGACGATCCGAGGAGGCGGAACGAATCGGGGGACCCATGCGTCGCGCGATATAGACGGCGGTGGCGCACACACGGACGCGACCGAGCGAACCGAACGCGCTACTACGCCCAGTCAGTCAGTCGGACGTCGGCACGGGCCCGACGACACCCCGACGATACTCCAGCGCTGATTACGCGACGGGGTTCCCACGGGTCCCGACGGGTCCGCCTCGCGAGAAGCTGACACGCGGCGGGGTGCTGATCCGCGAGCGGGTCGGCGGGCATCGGCAGCGATCGGGTTGCGCGACCCGGGCCCTCGAGCGACTCGTGACAGTGAAGTGAAGCACGCGTGAGAAGTGGCCGCAGAGGAGGAAGGACGAAGAAGACGCCGGTTAGTTGGGTGgacgaagaaagagagaacgaggaagagaaagagagagggagtcgggaagaaggaagaaaagggagaaagaaagagataaagagaaggTAGGGGAGAAAGGAAGAGGGCTACAGGACGGGTGGTCCTGACAGCGAGCGGTGACGAGAAAAGACCGACCGTTCTGAACGAGCGAGCATTAAACGCCGGAGAGTAATAGAGACCCCATACCCCGTACGTAATTGGCACACTAAAACGAGCTTTTTATccgaaataatagaaaaagaaacattcgATAGTATAACACGCTTGCCGCGAGCGCGCTTGGCTTCTCTCGGGAGCTTTCCCTCGGTGTTGGATATATCCTTTTGGTCCAACCCTTGGCTAAGGCTACCGCAGCGATGAGCTATATCCTTCTACTCCGGCTCGCTCGAGAGTACGTGAGTCTAGTCGGGGAGTATCGTCGTGGTCGTAACTGACCACCCTGGCAAATTCGTCcccgtcatcgtcatcgtcatcgtcgtcgttctcAACGGCAAAGAGGAGCACCTCGCGCGTACCTCGAGATAGTCGCGGCTGCCGATCTCAGTCGGCCTCCTCCTCGTGGCGCGCTTCGGCGACGAAGGCGGCATCAAGACGTTGTTCGAGACGACGAACAGCAGCGGATCACCGTTGTCGGCGAAAATCATCGCGAGAGTCCCGCGTCATGAGGGCCTAGCGTTCGACACCGTGGGTCATCGTGGGTCGTCAGCGTCGGGCGTGCGAGAAGGAACGGCGGCGCGCCGGCGGAAGCCCGGATagtaggaggaggaggaggcacCCGACAACATGGCCGCCGCCTGCTACGAGAAGGAAGTGGTGGTAGGTGCCGCCATTCATCACGGACATGGACACCACCATCACCACcatcaccaccaccatcatCATCACCATCATCACGCTAACGGAGTCGTTGCGTCGTCCGTCGGCAGTGTAACCGCCCAGACAGTACTACCGGCGACGTCTACCGGCCTCGACGATGctgccgtcgtcgccgccgcggccgccgctgccgctgctgcTTCCGCTTCCAGCAACTCGTCCTCGTCGGTGAATGCTGCCAATGTCAATGCCGTCAACGCCAACTCGGTGACGACGAGCGCTGCGGCTACCGCGGCCGCGGCTGCAGCCGCCGCTGCCGCGGCCACTGCCACAGCCGCAGCTGCCGCCGTGGCAATTAACAGCTACAAGGTGCAAGAATACAAGGACTACTCGCAACCGCTCCACGTGGACTGCAGCGTTGAGTACGAGCTACCAAGCCAGGCGAAGCCGCCGCCCGGTGGCGGCGAGCCCCTCCTAATGATCCATCCGTGCTACTATCGACGCGCCGAGCGCGAGAGGAGGAGCCCTTTCGTCAATAATTTGCCGCCCCCGGCGGCGCCGGCGACGGCGCCTATGTCCGCTTCCCGCAGGAACGGTCGCAGGAGCGCCGTAACGGCATCCGCGTCCGCCGGCGTAGCTGCCGTGACGGTTGCTACGGCAGCCGCagcggtcgcggtcgcggcgACCTCCTCGACG
This sequence is a window from Temnothorax longispinosus isolate EJ_2023e chromosome 11, Tlon_JGU_v1, whole genome shotgun sequence. Protein-coding genes within it:
- the LOC139822477 gene encoding mitochondrial intermembrane space import and assembly protein 40-B, whose protein sequence is MPLIRKEGKDTIIFASKEDHAVPSKISLPEPEPSPGLLLPNGEINWNCPCLGGMATGPCGLEFREAFSCFHYSTADPKGSDCRKAFETMQSCMSQYPALYESKGMPTDDLEGEEEIEEDEEEEKKQPSAGSEDKRKAMVASQGAAD